The genomic interval TGGAGCAGTTCCCAAGGAGTATATCGGACCTGCGGAACAGGGAATGCGAGAAGCCTGCGAATCAGGCATTATTGCTGGCTACCCTGTCATTGACTTGAAAGCAACTCTCGTAGACGGCTCATTCCATGAAGTGGACTCTTCTGAAATGGCATTTAAGATTGCAGGTTCAATGGCAATCAAGGAAGCGGTTAAGAAGGCGTCACCTGTTCTGTTAGAGCCTATGATGAAAGTTGAGGTTGAAGTACCGGATGATTTCGTTGGAAACGTCATTGGCGACCTTAACTCACGCAGAGGTCAGATCGAAGGGCAGGATAACGAAGGTGGAATTGCCAAAGTAACTTCAAAGGTTCCATTGGCAAAGATGTTTGGATATGCTACTGATATCCGAACGAAGACTCAGGGTCGGGGAATCTTCACGATGGAGTTTAGTAACTACGATGAAGTGCCCCGCAATGAGGCTGAAGCAATCATCGCTAAAAACAAAGGGAACGCATAATCAGGAAGAGGAACACATAACTCATGGCACGCGCAAAGTTTGAACGGACGAAACCCCACGTTAACATCGGCACAATTGGTCACGTTGACCACGGTAAGACGACCCTTACAGCTGCGATTACAATGACCTTGGCTGCTCTGGGTCAGGCCGCAGCTAAAAAGTACGATGAAATCGATGCTGCTCCTGAAGAAAAAGCACGGGGAATTACCATCAACACTGCTCACGTTGAGTATGAGACGGAGAACCGTCACTATGCTCACGTAGACTGTCCCGGTCACGCTGACTATGTGAAAAACATGATCACGGGGGCAGCGCAAATGGATGGTGCGATCCTGGTGGTTTCTGCGGCTGATGGTCCCATGCCCCAAACTCGTGAGCACATTCTGTTGGCCCGTCAGGTTGGCGTTCCTCGGCTGGTTGTCTTTCTGAACAAGAAAGACATGGTGGATGACGATGAATTGCTGGAACTGGTGGAGCTGGAAGTCCGGGAACTGCTTAGTTCCTACGATTTTCCAGGGGATGACATTCCCATCGTTGCAGGCTCGGCTCTCCAGGCGTTGGAACACAATGACCGCCAACCCTAAAACCAAGAAGGGGGATAACGATTGGGTCGATAGGATCTACGACCTGATGGATAACGTGGATGACTACATTCCCACTCCTGAGCGTGATGTTGACAAGCCTTTCTTGATGGCAGTTGAAGACGTCTTCTCAATTACAGGTCGTGGTACAGTGGCAACGGGTCGGATTGAGCGGGGACGGGTCAAGATCAACGACAAGATTCAAATTGTCGGAATTCGCCCAACCCGTGAAACTACCGTCACTGGGATTGAAATGTTCAAGAAGAGTCTTGACGAAGGGATGGCTGGTGACAACGCAGGTGTGTTGTTGCGGGGGATTCAAAAGGAAGATATTGAACGGGGGATGGTGCTTGCCAAACCTGGTTCGATTACACCTCATACTCAGTTCGAATCTGAAGTATATATCCTGAAAAAGGAAGAAGGTGGTCGTCATACCCCATTCTTCCCCGGCTACCGTCCTCAGTTCTATGTCCGGACAACGGATGTGACGGGTACGATCAGCAACTTCACCAACGATGAAGGGGGTGAAGCAGAAATGGTGATGCCTGGTGACCGCATCAAGATGACCGTTGAGCTGATCAACCCGATCGCCATTGAGCAGGGAATGCGTTTCGCAATTCGTGAAGGTGGTCGTACCGTTGGTGCCGGTGTCGTTTCCAAAATTCTGAAGTAGACTGCATTGCAGTTAGCGGTCAGCTATCAGCGGTCAGCCTTTAAGCTGATTTCTGGTAGCTGGCTACCATTATCGTTGGTCTGGAAGTGCGTTTCCGACAGCTCTCCAGACCACTTTTCTTGATTAAGCTGAAAGCTAAAAGCTAACGGCTAAACCTTAATTCAAATCCAGAACCTAGACAACTCAATCTAAATCATTTATGGCAACTATTCAGCAGCAAAAAATTCGTATTCGTCTCAAAGCTTTCGATCGCCGCCTCCTGGACACTTCCTGCGAAAAGATCGTCGATACGGCAAATCGCACGAACGCTACTGCAATCGGTCCGATTCCGCTACCGACCAAACGTCGGATCTATTGTGTGTTGCGATCGCCCCACGTCGATAAGGATTCTCGCGAACACTTTGAAACCCGAACCCATCATCGAATTATTGATATTTACCAACCCTCTTCTAAGACCATTGATGCCTTGATGAAACTGGACTTGCCCGCGGGGGTAGATATTGAAGTTAAGCTCTAATCAAGCTATTGAAAAGCGATAAGCCAGGAGTTAGGATTCGGAGTAATGTCTCCCCTAACTCCTGGCTCCTTTTTAGGAAAACTGGCTGTTTGTTTCTGATTCCCGAATTCTCTCTTCCAATTAGGAATTGCTTCTTTACTGCCGATCCCCCGGTCAGATAGGCTACAGTAGAGGAGGGAGCACTGTCTGTGATGTGGTAAATAATGACATCTTCTTCTTCAATTGCGGTTCGAGAACTTCCTCTTTTTCCTCTACCTGAAGTGGTTTTGTTCCCCGGTAGACCACTTCCACTCCACATTTTCGAGTTTCGCTACCGAATCATGATGAATACGATTCTGGAAAGTGATCGTCGGTTTGGCGTTTTAATGTGGGACCAGGCACAGGGAAAGCCCGCCTCCGTTGGCTGTTGTGCTGAAATTATTCAGTTTGAACGGACTCGTGACGATCGGATGCGAATCATCACCCTGGGGCAGCAACGGTTTCGCGTGTTGGATTACGTTCGTGAAAAGCCCTATCGCGTTGGCTTAGTTGAGTGGATTGAAGATAGTCCACCAGAGCAGGATTTGAAACCATTAGCAAAAGATGTTGCTCAACTGCTTCAGGATGTAATCCACCTTTCGGGTAAGCTAACCGAGCAAGAAATTGAACTTCCCGAAACAATTCCTGACTTGCCCGTTGAGTTATCCTACTGGATTGCCAGCAATCTCTTTGGAGTTCCAGAGGAGCAGCAAACCCTTTTGGAAATGCAAGATACCGCTGCCCGGTTAGAACGGGAAGCCGAAATTTTGACTTCTACCCGTAATCACCTGGCAGCCCGGACAGTCTTAAAAGACACCCTGGAAGATACGCTCAAATAATTCGATCAAAAACAATCGGGATGACAGGATTTGAACCTGCGGCATCCTGCTCCCAAAGCAGGCGCGCTACCAAGCTGCGCTACATCCCGTTAATCATACCTTGCTAGTATAGCAGGTGGAGATGTTTGGTGACAGGGGTGAAAGGGTGAGTCAATTGGGGAATATTGAGAGATATAGATTAAAACGGGTTAGTCAGGATACCAGAACATTCCCTTAATGCCTTCTGGATCAGACATGAACCCCAAATTCCGATAAAACTCTACTACCTGTGGGTCCGCAAATAGAGTAATGTTGCTAATATCTTCGCTTCGCAGCTTCTTGATGATTTGCTTCATCAAGGCTTTGCCCAACCCTTTGCCTTGATAGTCTGGGTGAACGACTACATCCCAAATTGTGGCGTTGAAAGCATGGTCTGAGGTTGCCCGCGAAAAGCCAATCAGCCGTCTCTGGGTTCCCCGTTGTTCCCACATCGAAACAACCAGGAAACTATGCTGAATTGCCTTCTTTACCTTTCGCAGGGGACGACGGGACCACCCCACCGCATCACATAACTCTTCTAGCTCGTAGAGATCAATGTCTCTGTCGGTACTAAAAAATATACGAGGGTTGGCACGATCGCTAGCCCCTTCACCAAACAGCCCTTCCATCTGTGTCGTTTTAGGGACAGATGGGGCATCAGAACTACTAAACAGGCTTTTCCAAAAACCCATGTAAGCGTAATCAGTTAGTAAATGTTAAACCGCAGTACTAGATAGTATATTCTGCCGCACCCTTTCTTAGCCTTCTTTACAGTGCTAGATTGCTCAACATTTAGAAGGATTTTGCGAATAACAATCAAAAAATAGCCATGATTGAGTAACTGGACTAAAGTGGAGTCTTTAGTGCCAGGGGCATCGATCTTTTATTCAGGTAGCCTTAAATTTGACCATATGAGTTCCCGATTATGTCCTTAGGTTTGAAGTCATCTACACTGGAATTACTAAAGCGCTTCAATCGGGCGTTTCCCCAGTTTTATGAGCAGTTTGTCAGCAGCGAAATTCAACTGCAAAACCTGAGGCTGGCGTACCAC from Kovacikia minuta CCNUW1 carries:
- the rpsJ gene encoding 30S ribosomal protein S10, giving the protein MATIQQQKIRIRLKAFDRRLLDTSCEKIVDTANRTNATAIGPIPLPTKRRIYCVLRSPHVDKDSREHFETRTHHRIIDIYQPSSKTIDALMKLDLPAGVDIEVKL
- a CDS encoding LON peptidase substrate-binding domain-containing protein, with the protein product MTSSSSIAVRELPLFPLPEVVLFPGRPLPLHIFEFRYRIMMNTILESDRRFGVLMWDQAQGKPASVGCCAEIIQFERTRDDRMRIITLGQQRFRVLDYVREKPYRVGLVEWIEDSPPEQDLKPLAKDVAQLLQDVIHLSGKLTEQEIELPETIPDLPVELSYWIASNLFGVPEEQQTLLEMQDTAARLEREAEILTSTRNHLAARTVLKDTLEDTLK
- a CDS encoding GNAT family N-acetyltransferase; this encodes MGFWKSLFSSSDAPSVPKTTQMEGLFGEGASDRANPRIFFSTDRDIDLYELEELCDAVGWSRRPLRKVKKAIQHSFLVVSMWEQRGTQRRLIGFSRATSDHAFNATIWDVVVHPDYQGKGLGKALMKQIIKKLRSEDISNITLFADPQVVEFYRNLGFMSDPEGIKGMFWYPD